The genomic window TCACGTCTTTGCCCTGAGTCATCCCGAAGTTCAAAAGTTGGTCGACTTGTATCACATCCCTGAAGACAAGATCACCGTTGTCGGCGGTGGCTATGATCCTGAAATTTTCTATCCAGCACCTAAACCGAAGAAGGATACGATCGATATCGTCTATGCTGGAAAAATTTCTGCTGCTAAAGGGACTTTTGCACTAGCTAGAACCTTTGACCGCTTGAGCCACGATTATCCCAATGTGCACTTGCACATCATCGGTAACGCTTCTGAGGAAGCCAAACGACATCTTGATTCGTACTTAGGAAACCCACAAATTTTGTTGTACAACGTTCTCAGTCAGAGAGAACTAGCAGACCAATATCGCAAGTCTGACATTTTCGTCTTGCCATCATATTACGAAGGACTAGGGTTAGTCGCCATTGAAGCTTTAGGCTGCGACTTACGAGCGGTTGTGACAAACATCCCAGCCTTAAAAGAACAGTTAGGAGATACCGTCAACGACAGTGGCTACATCAGCTATGTTGACCTACCAAGACTAGTCAACCAAGATGAACCGTTAGAAGAAGACCTCCCAGCATTTTACGACCGTTTAGATCACGCCTTACGAGAACAAATTGAAGGTGCTATGAACAAACCTGATTTCCCAGAAGATTTACAGAAGTCAGTTCTAACCAATAGTTGGCCTCAATTGATCAAGCGAATTGAAAAAATAATTTAATGAACTATCAACCAGTAATCGCTCTAGTGCAGAGTATTACTGGTTTTTTTAATATCAAGATATGGTTGCAATACTCGCTTTGCTCTTTCGACACTATATTTATGATGGTTCAAGTCAATTTCATTGCCTAAATTATCAAAAAATTTAGCTGTATCGTTGATGTTCTTAGGTCGATCTGCCAACTTTTTAACAACAGAGACACGTGTATTTGAAGCATTTCGAGTCCATTCCATTAAGTCCGATTTAACCTCGCCTGGAAAAACTGCATTTACTGTGATTCCAGATGATTTAAACTCATCAGCCAATAAGGTCACGAGTAAGGTTTTATGAGTCAATAACCACAATCCACGCAACAACTCAGTAGATTGATTTTCTGTTATCATCCCTAATCTGACCGCCGTTGGAGCGCCAGTGATCAAATAAATCCGGGCATCCTTTGACTTTTTAAGAAGTTG from Companilactobacillus sp. includes these protein-coding regions:
- a CDS encoding glycosyltransferase family 4 protein gives rise to the protein MRILHVQAQLPAKTGSGVYFSNVIKGFEGRDEQACIYGQPKDFEYDVLPKDRQYPVTFPNEKCHFPLPGMSDVMPYESTIYGEMTPEMIGNWQDVFRIKIQQAVAEFKPDVIFCHHLWFLTSLVCKEVTDIPIYVFCHGTDIRQANQHPDLFEKYVTNMDRLTHVFALSHPEVQKLVDLYHIPEDKITVVGGGYDPEIFYPAPKPKKDTIDIVYAGKISAAKGTFALARTFDRLSHDYPNVHLHIIGNASEEAKRHLDSYLGNPQILLYNVLSQRELADQYRKSDIFVLPSYYEGLGLVAIEALGCDLRAVVTNIPALKEQLGDTVNDSGYISYVDLPRLVNQDEPLEEDLPAFYDRLDHALREQIEGAMNKPDFPEDLQKSVLTNSWPQLIKRIEKII
- a CDS encoding SDR family NAD(P)-dependent oxidoreductase, encoding MTRNVLITGGTSGVGKAIAKSFVEVGDNVIIVGRNKAKAISACKEIGEDLASGQVDYVLGDLSDSRENEAVAQAVERRFSQLDILVHSAGVMPKTKSENIKINLRSHYLLTINLEQLLKKSKDARIYLITGAPTAVRLGMITENQSTELLRGLWLLTHKTLLVTLLADEFKSSGITVNAVFPGEVKSDLMEWTRNASNTRVSVVKKLADRPKNINDTAKFFDNLGNEIDLNHHKYSVERAKRVLQPYLDIKKTSNTLH